From one Notolabrus celidotus isolate fNotCel1 chromosome 2, fNotCel1.pri, whole genome shotgun sequence genomic stretch:
- the rp2 gene encoding protein XRP2, producing MGCFFSKKSKRKSSEKEDRTPTTTTVETTTTSNAVPLGNNTDEAPKQYSWDKREKVDPKDYMLTGLKDVTVGRLPGKLNGQQFVIQECENCNIYVFDHAATITIDDCVNCRIVLGPIKGSVFFRDCKDIKCVVACQQFRTRDCKKMDVFLCCATQPIIESSTGMKFGCFQYFYPELAYHFKDAGLSIFNNNWSNIHDFTPVSGENNWSLLPEASAVLDFVPVPDQESEFKSIRIGAEPSRSIVPLTKGGRRKDSEESCLFVFFSGEYSTANARKLIDETSAKGFVLVQTKEVSMRPEDVKRVFQNSAEDLVEWITKGPVIALELNGDGVVEACKSIASEVFSGTKVFVSDNKNTSSRDVDNFFNFADMQMGL from the exons ATGGGGTGCTTCTTCTCGAAGAAATCCAAGAGGAAGTCGTCTGAAAAAGAGGATCGTACGCCGACCACGACGACTGTCGAAACTACGACGACTAGCAACGCGGTTCCCCTTGGCAACAACACCGACGAGGCTCCGAAGCAGTACAGCTGGGATAAGAGGGAGAAG GTTGACCCTAAAGACTACATGCTCACCGGGCTCAAAGACGTCACGGTGGGCCGCCTGCCTGGCAAACTGAACGGGCAACAGTTTGTCATCCAGGAGTGCGAGAACTGCAACATCTACGTGTTCGACCACGCAGCCACCATCACCATCGACGACTGCGTCAACTGCCGCATCGTCCTGGGACCCATCAAAGGCAGCGTGTTTTTCAGGGACTGTAAGGACATTAAGTGCGTGGTCGCCTGTCAGCAATTCCGCACGCGGGACTGTAAAAAGATGGATGTGTTCCTGTGCTGCGCCACTCAGCCCATCATCGAGTCGTCCACGGGGATGAAGTTTGGCTGCTTCCAGTACTTCTACCCCGAGCTGGCGTACCACTTCAAAGACGCCGGGCTCAGCATCTTCAACAACAACTGGAGCAACATCCACGACTTCACGCCGGTGTCCGGAGAGAACAACTGGAGCCTGTTGCCAGAGGCTTCAGCAGTTCTGGATTTTGTCCCGGTGCCAGACCAGGAGTCTGAATTCAAGTCTATCCGGATCGGAGCTGAGCCCTCGCGCAGCATCGTGCCTCTGACGAAGGGAGGGCGGCGTAAGGACAGTGAGGAGTCCTgcctcttcgtcttcttctctgGAGAGTACAGCACGGCAAACGCACGCAAACTGATCGATGag ACCTCTGCGAAAGGTTTTGTGCTGGTCCAGACGAAAGAAGTCTCGATGCGACCTGAAGACGTCAAGAGAGTGTTTCAGAACAGCGCAGAGGATCTTGTGGAGTGGATCACCAAAG GTCCGGTTATCGCCCTGGAGCTGAACGGTGACGGTGTTGTGGAGGCGTGCAAGAGCATCGCTAGCGAGGTGTTCAGTGGGACCAAG gtttttgTCTCTGATAACAAAAACACGTCCTCTCGAGACGTGGACAACTTCTTCAACTTTGCCGACATGCAGATGGGGTTGTGA